Proteins encoded in a region of the Bacteroidota bacterium genome:
- a CDS encoding homogentisate 1,2-dioxygenase, producing the protein MPVYQSIGHVPKKRHVVFRQKDGSLFHEELFGTEGFSGTSSLVYHLNPPTMVKEMGIPYSVRPEIAIEDNLRAMSFQSFDVAPESDYIKSRKILFVNDDMAIGIAAPSASMTEYFYKNSDSDELIFVHKGSGTLHSMYGVVDFEYGDYLVIPRGTVYQMKFDTPENKLLVIESHSPVRTPKRYRNEFGQMLEHSPFCERDLKLPSFLETHDEMGEFSVRIKKRGLIYPYIYQTHPFDVVGWDGYSYPYAFSIFNFEPITGRIHMPPPIHQNFEGRGFVICSFVPRLYDYHPDAIPAPYHHSNIDSDELLYYVDGDFMSRNNIGKGQITLHPAGIPHGPHPGAIERSIGKKETGELAVMIDPFSPVKITKEALKIEVKDYYKSWMTKKETV; encoded by the coding sequence ATGCCAGTATATCAATCAATAGGACATGTTCCGAAAAAGCGACATGTTGTTTTTCGTCAAAAAGATGGTAGTTTATTTCATGAAGAATTATTTGGGACCGAGGGGTTTTCAGGCACATCTTCATTAGTTTACCATTTAAATCCACCTACGATGGTGAAAGAGATGGGTATCCCTTATTCTGTTCGACCGGAGATTGCCATTGAAGATAATCTTAGAGCCATGAGTTTTCAAAGTTTTGATGTTGCACCAGAAAGTGATTACATCAAAAGTAGAAAGATACTTTTTGTAAACGATGATATGGCCATTGGAATTGCCGCTCCATCCGCATCTATGACCGAATATTTTTACAAAAATTCAGATTCAGACGAATTGATTTTTGTTCATAAAGGTTCTGGAACATTACATTCGATGTATGGTGTTGTTGATTTTGAATATGGTGATTATTTGGTTATTCCGAGAGGAACCGTATACCAAATGAAATTTGATACACCAGAAAATAAATTATTAGTGATTGAATCCCATAGTCCGGTTAGAACACCAAAACGTTATCGGAATGAATTCGGACAAATGTTGGAACATTCACCATTTTGTGAACGCGATTTAAAATTACCCTCATTCCTTGAAACCCATGATGAAATGGGAGAATTTTCAGTTCGCATAAAAAAACGTGGATTGATTTATCCGTATATCTATCAAACACATCCTTTTGATGTTGTTGGATGGGATGGATACAGTTATCCATATGCATTTTCTATTTTTAATTTTGAACCGATAACTGGACGCATTCATATGCCACCTCCTATTCACCAAAATTTTGAAGGCAGAGGATTTGTTATTTGTTCATTTGTGCCCCGTTTATACGATTACCATCCGGATGCCATTCCTGCACCTTACCATCATAGCAACATTGATTCAGATGAATTGCTGTATTATGTTGATGGTGATTTTATGAGTCGTAACAACATTGGGAAAGGGCAAATCACCTTACACCCAGCAGGTATTCCTCATGGCCCACATCCTGGTGCAATTGAGAGAAGTATCGGTAAAAAAGAAACGGGAGAATTGGCTGTGATGATTGATCCATTTAGTCCGGTTAAAATCACCAAAGAAGCCTTAAAAATTGAAGTGAAGGATTACTATAAATCATGGATGACAAAAAAAGAAACTGTTTAA
- the paaJ gene encoding phenylacetate-CoA oxygenase subunit PaaJ, translated as MVIAVYTKEDIFDILSTIPDPEIPVVSIQEMGMLRDVILSEEGCEVIITPTYTGCPAMGMIEEDIKQTLKEKGVADVKVKLVYAPAWTTDWMSSEAKEKMRKYGIAPPVSVACNKLHAFGKNEFVKCPHCNSAQTELISMFGSTACKALYKCEKCKEPFEYFKCH; from the coding sequence ATGGTAATAGCTGTGTACACAAAAGAAGATATTTTCGATATCCTTTCCACAATTCCTGACCCGGAAATTCCTGTAGTGAGTATCCAAGAAATGGGAATGTTGCGGGATGTCATTTTATCTGAAGAAGGTTGCGAAGTGATTATTACACCTACTTATACTGGCTGTCCAGCTATGGGAATGATTGAAGAGGATATCAAACAGACCTTAAAAGAAAAAGGAGTTGCTGATGTAAAAGTAAAATTGGTTTATGCACCGGCATGGACAACCGATTGGATGAGCAGTGAAGCGAAAGAAAAAATGCGTAAATATGGAATTGCGCCTCCGGTTTCAGTTGCTTGCAACAAACTGCATGCCTTCGGAAAAAATGAATTCGTAAAATGTCCACACTGCAATTCAGCACAAACAGAATTAATCAGCATGTTTGGTTCAACAGCTTGCAAAGCATTGTACAAATGCGAAAAATGTAAAGAACCATTCGAATATTTTAAATGTCACTAA
- the paaC gene encoding phenylacetate-CoA oxygenase subunit PaaC yields MKKQEALYNYALRLGDNSLVLGHRLAELCSKGPILEEDLALTNMALDHIGRAQAFLGYAAQIEGKNKTADDLAYKRGERSFYNNLIMELPDKDFASTIARQLIVSAFEFFLYTELMKSKDETIAAISAKAVKEVRYHLAHSSDWTCRLGEGTELSHTKMQRAINDVWMFTEELFEMNEVDKLLIKEGIAVDLDSLKPQWLNHIKEVIEEATLVLPESGYMQTGSRKGIHTEYLGHILSEMQYLQRAYPTAQW; encoded by the coding sequence ATGAAAAAACAAGAAGCACTTTACAATTATGCCTTGCGACTAGGCGACAACTCATTGGTACTTGGGCATCGCTTGGCTGAACTTTGCAGCAAAGGTCCCATCTTGGAAGAAGACTTGGCACTTACAAATATGGCATTGGATCATATTGGGAGAGCTCAAGCATTTTTAGGATATGCAGCGCAGATTGAAGGAAAAAACAAAACAGCAGACGACTTAGCATACAAACGTGGGGAGCGATCATTCTATAACAATCTGATTATGGAATTACCTGATAAAGATTTTGCTTCAACGATTGCTCGCCAGTTAATTGTTTCGGCATTTGAGTTCTTTTTATATACAGAATTAATGAAGAGCAAAGATGAAACCATTGCCGCTATTTCTGCGAAAGCAGTAAAAGAAGTACGTTATCATTTGGCACATTCTAGCGATTGGACCTGCAGATTAGGAGAAGGAACAGAATTAAGTCATACAAAAATGCAACGCGCCATCAATGATGTTTGGATGTTTACTGAGGAATTATTTGAGATGAATGAAGTAGATAAACTACTCATTAAGGAAGGTATTGCTGTTGATTTAGATAGCTTGAAACCTCAATGGTTGAATCACATAAAAGAAGTGATTGAAGAGGCGACATTGGTGCTTCCTGAGTCAGGCTATATGCAAACCGGCAGTAGAAAAGGCATTCACACCGAATACCTTGGACATATTCTTTCAGAAATGCAATATTTACAACGCGCATATCCAACAGCACAATGGTAA
- the paaB gene encoding 1,2-phenylacetyl-CoA epoxidase subunit B, translating to MATDTQLDLWEVFIQPKSGNRYAHAGSIHASDKKMAIQNARDIYTRRGEGTSIWVVPSNCIIASNPNDEDMLFEPSNDKVYRHPTFYEMPEGAKNI from the coding sequence ATGGCAACAGATACACAACTTGATCTTTGGGAAGTATTTATTCAACCCAAATCCGGCAACCGATATGCACATGCTGGAAGCATCCATGCATCCGACAAAAAAATGGCCATCCAAAATGCGCGTGACATCTATACACGCAGAGGAGAAGGAACCAGCATTTGGGTAGTGCCTTCCAATTGCATCATTGCATCCAATCCGAATGATGAAGACATGTTATTTGAACCATCAAATGACAAAGTATACAGACATCCAACTTTTTATGAAATGCCGGAAGGCGCTAAAAATATTTAA
- the paaA gene encoding 1,2-phenylacetyl-CoA epoxidase subunit A, whose translation METNNTKFQSRIDEGEFVEPKDDMPDAYRNHLIRQMSQHAHSEVIGMQPEGNWISRAPSLRAKQILLAKIQDEGGHGLYLYSAAETLGITRSEMINQLHSGKAKYSNIFNYPALTWADIGAIGWLVDGAAIVNQISLQRTSYGPYSRAMVRICKEESFHQRQGYEIMAKMMKGTKEQQEMAQDAMNRWWWPALMMFGPHDSDSPHSSDAFKWKIKREGNDELRQKFIDKTVQQAEVIGLTIPDKELKWNEKKNIYDHGEIDWNEFHQVINGNGPCNKQRMEHHIKYHEEGAWVREAAEAYKKRKQNIENLTTASI comes from the coding sequence ATGGAAACAAACAACACAAAGTTTCAATCACGAATAGATGAAGGCGAATTTGTTGAACCCAAAGACGACATGCCGGATGCCTATAGAAATCATCTAATTCGTCAAATGTCGCAGCATGCACATTCCGAAGTTATTGGCATGCAACCAGAGGGAAATTGGATTAGCAGAGCACCTAGCTTACGCGCCAAACAAATTTTATTAGCTAAAATCCAAGATGAAGGCGGCCATGGATTGTACTTATATAGTGCAGCTGAAACCTTAGGCATCACACGCTCCGAAATGATTAATCAATTGCATTCGGGCAAAGCAAAATATTCCAACATTTTTAATTACCCCGCATTAACATGGGCGGATATCGGTGCGATTGGATGGTTAGTAGACGGTGCTGCCATCGTAAATCAAATTTCTTTACAACGTACTTCTTATGGTCCATATAGCAGGGCTATGGTTCGGATTTGCAAAGAAGAAAGTTTTCATCAACGGCAAGGCTACGAAATCATGGCCAAGATGATGAAAGGAACAAAAGAACAACAAGAAATGGCGCAAGATGCAATGAACCGTTGGTGGTGGCCTGCATTAATGATGTTTGGGCCACACGACAGTGATTCGCCTCATTCATCAGATGCTTTCAAATGGAAAATCAAACGAGAAGGCAATGATGAGCTACGCCAAAAATTTATTGATAAAACAGTACAACAAGCAGAAGTAATCGGATTAACCATTCCTGATAAAGAACTAAAATGGAATGAGAAGAAAAACATCTACGATCATGGTGAAATTGATTGGAATGAATTTCATCAGGTGATTAATGGCAATGGACCTTGCAACAAACAACGAATGGAGCATCATATCAAATACCATGAAGAAGGTGCCTGGGTGAGAGAAGCAGCCGAAGCGTACAAAAAGAGAAAACAAAACATTGAAAATTTAACAACAGCATCAATCTAA